In the genome of Bacteroidales bacterium, one region contains:
- the radA gene encoding DNA repair protein RadA → MAKVKTSFFCQNCGAQAPKWLGKCPSCGEWNTFVEEVLQRAESAVKGNGNFRQADSKPKRILEIEQGNEHRTSTGSIELDRVLGGGLVEGSLILVGGEPGIGKSTLMLQVALQMKGRKVLYISGEESDQQIRMRADRIGYKEPDCLILTETNTQSIFQHFEAVQPGLVVIDSIQTLQTNIIESSAGSISQIRETAAEMQRYAKTTGVPVFLVGHITKDGNLAGPKILEHMVDTVLQFEGDRNYGYRILRAIKNRFGSASELGIFEMRDTGLREVTNPSEILLSQRDEEVSGVAVASTIEGIRPMLIEAQALVSTAAYGTPQRSCTGFDTRRLNMLLAVLEKRCGFRLGTKDVFLNIAGGIRVDDPAIDLAIISAILSSSEDIPLNRHICFSAEVGLSGEIRPVNRIEQRISEAEKLGFRQMIISKYNLKGLKTEKWNIQVVGAGKVEDILPLLFKP, encoded by the coding sequence ATGGCTAAGGTTAAAACGAGTTTTTTCTGTCAGAACTGTGGAGCACAGGCGCCCAAATGGCTGGGGAAGTGCCCTTCGTGCGGGGAGTGGAATACTTTTGTAGAAGAGGTACTGCAAAGAGCTGAATCGGCAGTCAAAGGAAATGGTAATTTCCGCCAGGCAGATAGTAAACCTAAAAGGATCCTGGAAATTGAACAGGGGAATGAACACCGTACTTCCACTGGCAGTATTGAGCTAGACCGTGTATTAGGAGGGGGATTAGTAGAAGGCTCTCTCATTCTTGTTGGAGGAGAACCCGGAATTGGAAAGTCGACTTTGATGTTGCAGGTAGCCTTGCAGATGAAAGGGAGAAAGGTCTTATATATCTCGGGAGAAGAAAGTGATCAACAGATCAGGATGAGAGCTGATAGAATCGGTTATAAAGAGCCTGATTGTCTTATTCTTACAGAAACGAATACCCAATCCATTTTCCAGCATTTTGAAGCCGTACAGCCCGGGCTGGTAGTGATTGATTCCATTCAGACTTTACAGACCAATATTATAGAATCCTCAGCGGGGAGTATTTCTCAAATCAGGGAAACTGCTGCTGAAATGCAGCGTTATGCCAAAACGACCGGGGTGCCGGTATTCCTGGTAGGGCATATTACTAAGGATGGAAACCTTGCCGGACCAAAGATCCTGGAGCATATGGTTGATACTGTTCTTCAATTTGAAGGTGACAGGAATTATGGCTATCGCATTTTAAGAGCTATTAAAAATCGTTTTGGATCTGCCTCGGAATTAGGCATTTTTGAAATGAGAGATACAGGGTTGAGAGAAGTAACAAACCCTTCTGAAATTTTGCTTTCACAGCGTGATGAGGAAGTAAGCGGAGTGGCAGTAGCTTCAACAATTGAAGGTATCCGACCTATGTTGATTGAAGCCCAGGCCCTTGTTAGCACAGCAGCTTATGGAACGCCACAACGGAGTTGTACCGGTTTTGACACCCGAAGGTTGAATATGTTGTTGGCTGTTTTAGAAAAACGCTGTGGTTTCAGGCTCGGAACAAAAGATGTATTTCTGAATATTGCAGGAGGTATCAGGGTTGATGATCCGGCTATAGACCTTGCAATTATCAGTGCTATACTTTCATCAAGTGAAGATATTCCACTTAATCGCCACATTTGTTTCTCAGCAGAAGTTGGTTTATCCGGGGAAATCCGCCCCGTTAACAGGATTGAACAACGAATTTCGGAAGCTGAGAAGCTAGGATTTCGTCAAATGATCATTTCAAAGTATAATTTGAAAGGATTAAAGACTGAAAAATGGAATATACAAGTAGTTGGAGCGGGTAAAGTAGAGGACATATTGCCTTTGCTTTTCAAACCATAG
- a CDS encoding flippase-like domain-containing protein encodes MKSKLVAIARFTLFFGIGIFFIWLFLRNLSPEQKTEILSSFGKANYWWIGFAIVLGVLSHYFRTLRWKMLIEPLGYRPGTMNTFFAVMIGYIANLALPRLGEVSRCTVLTRYENVPFNKSFGTVITERALDLLMFIFLFFLNLALQFGKLSVYINEKIYVPLQQKFHLGMNLSGSFSILIISLFAVFGLLFLIFRKRIVNHSFYIKIKGLFTGFLEGIKSLTKIKRIWLFVFYSLAIWVLYLLMAYFVFFSFPESSHLGIDAGLATLVFGTIGIMLVQGGIGIYPAIVAETLFLYSVESTKGYALGWLIWSSQTLTVIILGSLSLILLPILAKKKNNG; translated from the coding sequence TTGAAAAGTAAGTTGGTTGCCATAGCCCGATTCACACTATTTTTCGGAATCGGGATTTTCTTTATCTGGCTATTTCTCAGAAACCTATCCCCTGAGCAAAAAACTGAGATTTTAAGTTCCTTTGGGAAGGCTAACTACTGGTGGATTGGTTTTGCTATCGTTTTGGGAGTGCTGTCACATTATTTCAGGACTTTGAGATGGAAAATGCTGATTGAGCCGCTTGGATACCGTCCCGGAACGATGAATACTTTTTTTGCGGTCATGATCGGGTATATTGCCAACCTGGCCTTACCCCGTTTAGGTGAAGTAAGCCGTTGTACTGTCCTGACCAGGTACGAGAATGTCCCTTTTAACAAATCATTTGGCACAGTCATTACTGAACGGGCTCTTGATCTGCTCATGTTTATTTTCCTGTTTTTCCTGAACCTTGCCTTGCAATTTGGCAAATTGTCGGTCTACATCAATGAGAAGATTTATGTTCCACTTCAACAGAAGTTTCACCTGGGAATGAATCTTTCGGGGAGCTTCAGTATCCTGATTATATCGCTCTTTGCGGTTTTTGGCCTCCTATTTCTTATATTCAGGAAACGGATAGTAAACCATTCGTTTTATATTAAAATTAAGGGATTGTTTACTGGATTCCTGGAAGGAATAAAATCGCTAACCAAAATAAAGCGTATCTGGCTATTTGTTTTTTACTCTTTAGCGATTTGGGTACTATACCTCTTAATGGCTTATTTTGTATTCTTCAGTTTTCCAGAATCCTCACACCTTGGAATTGATGCAGGTTTGGCTACCCTGGTATTTGGGACTATAGGAATCATGCTGGTTCAGGGAGGAATAGGGATTTATCCTGCAATTGTTGCAGAGACCTTGTTCCTTTATTCAGTTGAGTCAACAAAAGGATATGCACTGGGTTGGCTGATCTGGAGTTCGCAAACGCTTACCGTTATCATCCTTGGCAGTCTATCTTTAATATTACTTCCTATTCTGGCTAAAAAGAAAAATAATGGGTAA
- a CDS encoding thioredoxin family protein — MKNALFTLILIFPLFLTAQELNKKAFDEKRNNEMLIGICDRSGFNTIQSNFDSAYKAEYPLYIPDAETMKLLEKKLKKIKIKVVMATWCGDSRDWVPRFYKVLDQAHFDEKNLTLICVDHQKKAEVKGLSDLKIERVPTFIFYKKKRELGRIVEVPSDILEKDILKIISKSKK; from the coding sequence ATGAAAAATGCACTTTTCACTTTGATCCTGATATTCCCTCTATTTCTGACAGCACAGGAGTTGAACAAGAAAGCTTTTGATGAAAAGAGGAATAATGAAATGTTGATTGGTATTTGCGACCGAAGTGGTTTCAATACAATTCAAAGTAATTTCGATTCAGCTTACAAGGCAGAATACCCGCTTTATATTCCAGATGCTGAGACCATGAAATTACTGGAAAAGAAATTGAAGAAAATAAAAATCAAGGTAGTTATGGCGACCTGGTGTGGTGATAGCCGTGATTGGGTACCCAGGTTTTATAAAGTTCTGGACCAGGCACATTTTGATGAAAAGAACCTTACCCTGATATGCGTAGATCACCAGAAGAAGGCGGAAGTGAAAGGTTTATCAGATTTAAAGATTGAGAGGGTTCCCACTTTTATTTTCTACAAGAAGAAACGTGAATTAGGAAGGATTGTGGAAGTGCCTTCAGATATCCTGGAAAAGGATATTCTCAAAATTATTTCCAAATCTAAGAAGTAA
- the rfaE2 gene encoding D-glycero-beta-D-manno-heptose 1-phosphate adenylyltransferase — MGKIETITANIYSRQDESFLRLLSIWRFKSKKIVFTNGCFDILHLGHIDYLAKASELGDILIIGLNTDDSVRKLKGAGRPIQDEVSRAMTLASMRFVDAVVYFGEDTPYELIKTISPDVLVKGADYKPEDIVGYDVVNSKGGEIVTLDYIDGYSTSAIERRIRNEF; from the coding sequence ATGGGTAAAATAGAAACCATCACAGCTAATATATATAGCCGTCAGGATGAGTCATTCCTGAGATTGTTATCCATTTGGAGATTCAAAAGCAAGAAAATTGTATTCACCAATGGGTGTTTTGATATTCTCCATCTTGGTCACATTGATTACCTGGCTAAAGCGTCAGAATTAGGTGATATCCTCATCATCGGTTTGAACACTGATGATTCCGTCAGAAAATTAAAAGGTGCCGGCCGGCCTATACAGGATGAAGTGTCAAGAGCTATGACTTTGGCTTCAATGCGTTTTGTTGATGCAGTAGTTTACTTTGGTGAAGACACCCCCTATGAACTCATCAAGACTATTAGCCCTGATGTACTTGTTAAAGGAGCCGATTACAAGCCTGAGGATATTGTAGGTTATGATGTTGTGAATTCAAAAGGCGGTGAAATCGTAACATTGGATTATATTGATGGTTATTCGACCTCTGCTATTGAGAGGCGAATCAGGAATGAATTCTAA
- a CDS encoding response regulator transcription factor, which yields MERIKIILADDHQLVRTGIANLLNGESFFEIIGEASDATECLQLIEQALPDVAILDIAMPGLSGIELTRKIRFQYPSVQVLILSMYTSEEFIFNAINAGAKGYLPKNTSRKELIDAIRAINQGSEYYAESISNVILKSYIKKAKSGPEDDNNKENQLSKRELEVLRLFAEGFSNQEIADKLFISIRTVESHKNHIMQRLELKSSVDLVKFAIRNNMVNL from the coding sequence ATGGAAAGAATAAAAATCATCCTGGCTGATGATCATCAATTGGTAAGGACCGGCATAGCCAACCTATTAAATGGTGAATCATTTTTTGAGATTATCGGAGAGGCTTCTGATGCGACTGAATGTTTACAATTGATAGAGCAAGCTCTTCCTGATGTTGCAATACTTGACATCGCCATGCCCGGATTATCCGGCATTGAACTTACCCGGAAAATCCGTTTTCAATATCCTTCTGTCCAGGTGTTAATTCTTTCGATGTATACTTCTGAAGAATTTATTTTCAATGCCATTAATGCAGGGGCAAAAGGATATCTTCCAAAAAACACCTCCCGGAAAGAACTCATTGATGCCATCAGGGCAATCAACCAGGGATCGGAGTATTATGCAGAATCTATCTCCAATGTGATTCTCAAGAGTTACATTAAGAAAGCCAAGTCGGGGCCTGAAGACGATAACAATAAAGAAAATCAGCTATCGAAGCGGGAATTGGAAGTATTGCGTCTTTTTGCAGAAGGTTTTTCTAATCAAGAGATTGCAGACAAATTATTCATAAGTATTCGAACAGTTGAGTCGCATAAAAACCATATTATGCAGCGACTGGAGTTGAAATCATCTGTTGACCTTGTAAAATTTGCCATAAGAAACAATATGGTAAACCTATAA
- a CDS encoding pantoate--beta-alanine ligase, translating to MNILLHTIADVSKYLAEVRRSGKSIGFVPTMGALHEGHLELVRAAGRENLEVIVCIFVNPIQFNNPEDLKKYPRTLDSDIAKLGNTPCTMVFAPSAEEMYPEPDLTEMEFGGLEDVMEGKFRPGHFRGVGIVVKKLFEIIQPDKAYFGEKDFQQLAIIKHMVKQQNIPVIIIPCATVREEDGLAMSSRNQRLNETERNIAPAIYRSLLKALENHQWFTPEGLEKMIIGEIEQFPELKVEYVSVVDAETLLPFSEWEEVQHAVVCVAVYLGEVRLIDNIRLY from the coding sequence ATGAACATATTATTACATACCATTGCGGATGTTAGTAAATACCTGGCTGAGGTCAGGAGAAGCGGCAAGAGTATTGGCTTTGTGCCAACTATGGGTGCCTTGCATGAAGGGCATCTTGAGTTGGTGCGAGCGGCTGGTAGGGAGAATTTAGAGGTAATTGTCTGCATCTTCGTCAATCCCATTCAGTTCAACAATCCAGAAGATTTAAAAAAGTATCCAAGGACGCTGGATTCAGACATAGCAAAGTTGGGGAATACTCCATGCACGATGGTATTTGCACCTTCGGCAGAAGAGATGTATCCTGAGCCTGATTTAACAGAGATGGAGTTTGGTGGATTAGAAGATGTGATGGAAGGAAAATTTCGTCCCGGGCATTTCAGGGGTGTTGGTATAGTTGTAAAAAAATTGTTTGAGATCATCCAACCTGATAAGGCCTATTTTGGTGAGAAAGATTTCCAGCAATTGGCCATTATCAAGCACATGGTTAAACAGCAAAATATTCCGGTTATCATCATTCCTTGTGCTACTGTTCGTGAAGAGGACGGACTGGCCATGAGTTCAAGAAATCAGCGACTAAATGAAACGGAAAGAAACATAGCACCTGCAATCTATCGTTCATTGTTAAAAGCATTGGAAAATCACCAATGGTTTACTCCTGAAGGCCTGGAGAAGATGATTATCGGAGAAATTGAACAATTTCCGGAGCTTAAAGTTGAGTATGTGAGTGTAGTTGATGCAGAAACATTATTGCCTTTCAGTGAATGGGAAGAAGTTCAGCATGCAGTAGTATGTGTTGCAGTATATCTTGGGGAAGTCCGGTTGATTGATAATATCCGGCTTTATTAG
- a CDS encoding aspartate 1-decarboxylase gives MTIEILKSKIHRATITQANLNYIGSISIDEDLMEAANLIEFEKVQVVNINNGERLETYVIKGERGTGVISLNGAAARKAHPGDLVIIAAFAHMDFEEAKKFKPSIVFPDSNNKKR, from the coding sequence ATGACAATTGAGATCTTAAAATCAAAAATACATAGGGCTACTATTACGCAGGCCAACTTGAATTATATTGGTTCCATTTCGATTGATGAGGACCTGATGGAAGCTGCCAACCTGATTGAATTTGAGAAGGTCCAGGTAGTGAATATCAATAATGGAGAACGCCTCGAGACTTATGTAATTAAAGGCGAAAGGGGCACCGGAGTAATTTCTCTGAATGGTGCTGCAGCTCGTAAGGCTCACCCTGGAGACCTGGTAATTATAGCTGCTTTTGCACATATGGATTTTGAGGAGGCAAAAAAATTCAAGCCTTCTATTGTATTTCCAGATTCAAACAATAAAAAAAGATAA